The Amycolatopsis sp. DG1A-15b genome window below encodes:
- a CDS encoding M14 family zinc carboxypeptidase: MASRSLSRLALAASGVLLTSLLGGTATAQAADTPVFWRVPATATQAQALAAAGFDVEEGDAGSVNVVGGQAVAAKLRALGYRPSFFDTVYKELPARTDSLAADTYYGGYRTVTAHENHLAQVASAHPDLATKYTIGQSWKKAKGQGGHDIQAICLTKKQTGDCTLSTTSTKPKFFLMAQIHARELSTGELAWRWIDYLADGYATDATAKSILDTTEVWVVPIANPDGVDIVASGGNSPKLQRKNANNSRGGCSGTNIGVDLNRNSTFKWGGDSNSACSETYQGVSAGSEPEVQALEKLARAIYPDQRGTGNNDPAPATAKGTMITLHSYGNDIIIPWGFTQATSPNDAQYRRLGAKYSASNGYLVGTNEETVGYDTTGTTDDFTYGELGVASVTFEVGGSSGSCGGFLPRYTCVDSTFWPKNKGALVTAAKAAAAPYQQ, translated from the coding sequence ATGGCGTCAAGGTCCTTGTCCCGGCTCGCCCTCGCGGCGTCCGGGGTCCTGCTCACCTCCCTGCTCGGCGGCACCGCCACCGCGCAGGCGGCGGACACGCCGGTGTTCTGGCGCGTCCCGGCCACCGCGACCCAGGCGCAGGCGCTGGCCGCCGCCGGTTTCGACGTCGAAGAGGGGGATGCCGGCAGCGTCAACGTCGTCGGCGGCCAGGCCGTCGCCGCGAAGCTGCGGGCGCTCGGCTACCGGCCCTCGTTCTTCGACACCGTCTACAAGGAACTGCCCGCGCGGACCGACAGCCTGGCGGCGGACACCTACTACGGCGGGTACCGGACCGTCACCGCGCACGAGAACCACCTCGCGCAGGTCGCTTCGGCGCACCCCGACCTGGCGACGAAGTACACGATCGGCCAGTCGTGGAAGAAGGCCAAGGGCCAGGGCGGCCACGACATCCAGGCGATCTGCCTGACCAAGAAGCAGACCGGCGACTGCACGCTGTCGACGACGTCGACGAAGCCGAAGTTCTTCCTGATGGCCCAGATCCACGCGCGCGAGCTGTCGACCGGCGAGCTCGCCTGGCGCTGGATCGACTACCTCGCCGACGGGTACGCCACCGACGCCACCGCGAAGTCCATTCTGGACACCACCGAGGTGTGGGTGGTGCCGATCGCCAACCCCGACGGCGTCGACATCGTCGCTTCCGGCGGGAACTCGCCGAAGCTGCAGCGCAAGAACGCGAACAACTCCCGTGGCGGCTGCAGCGGCACGAACATCGGCGTCGACCTCAACCGCAACTCGACGTTCAAGTGGGGCGGCGACTCCAACTCCGCCTGTTCGGAGACCTACCAGGGCGTGAGCGCGGGTTCCGAGCCCGAGGTGCAGGCGCTGGAGAAGCTCGCCCGCGCGATCTACCCGGACCAGCGCGGCACCGGGAACAACGACCCGGCACCCGCGACCGCCAAGGGCACGATGATCACGCTGCACAGCTACGGCAACGACATCATCATCCCGTGGGGCTTCACCCAGGCCACCTCGCCGAACGACGCCCAGTACCGCAGGCTCGGCGCGAAGTACTCCGCGTCCAACGGCTACCTCGTCGGCACCAACGAGGAGACCGTCGGCTACGACACGACCGGCACCACCGACGACTTCACCTACGGCGAGCTGGGCGTCGCCAGCGTGACGTTCGAGGTCGGCGGTTCGAGCGGCTCCTGCGGCGGCTTCCTGCCGCGCTACACCTGCGTGGACAGCACGTTCTGGCCGAAGAACAAGGGCGCGCTGGTCACTGCCGCCAAGGCAGCGGCGGCGCCGTACCAGCAGTGA
- a CDS encoding biotin carboxylase N-terminal domain-containing protein gives MFSRVAIVNRGEAAMRLIHAVRDLSAETGTRIETVALYTDADRTATFVREADLAYDLGPASARPYLDLAKLEKALVETKADAAWVGWGFVAEDPAFAELCEKVGVTFVGPSADAMRKLGDKIGAKLIAEEVGVPVAPWSRGEVATLEDALAAGERIGYPLMLKATAGGGGRGIRMVASGEDLADAYERTSSEALRAFGSGVVFLERLVTGARHVEVQVISDGTTAWALGVRDCSVQRRNQKIIEESASPVLAPAQTAELKTSAERLAVAVGYRGACTVEFLYHPGEKLFAFLEVNTRLQVEHPITEITTGTDLVKLQLHVAGGGKLEGDQPAESGHAVEARLNAEDPDRDFAPSPGRIARLALPAGPGIRVDTGVSEGDTIPADFDSMIAKIIAYGRDRDEALGRLRRAMAETTVIIEGGATNKSFVLDLLDQPEVIDASADTGWIDRVRAEGRLVTHRHSAIALAAAAIEAYQDEEEVSVQRLLSTAHGGRPQVQHESGRPLDLKLRGVGYRVSVARAGRSRFRVGISAGSSDVHHADIEIDRFDAHSGRILVNGRRFRLVSATHGPIHLVEVDGVTHRISRDEGGVVRSPAPALVVATPLSVGDEVEANAPILVLESMKMETVLRAPFRARVRECPVSVGSQVETGAPLMRLEPLADGAEDAAADETENVEIELPSVPDGVSAAERVARGLNDLRSLLLGFDVDPAERKRLVATYLEARAELGNRPVEGELELLTVFADLSELSRNTPGGELDTEPGSPVHSSREFFHSYLQSLDVERAGVTEGFQAKLKRVLAHYGVTDLERTPELEAAVFRIFLAQQRTAADVAVVSELLRQWLTGAPPAETLSERAGLTLEHLVEATQVRFPAVSDLARGVVFRWFAQPLLRRNRARVYAAVRTELSYLDQHPDAPDRAERIQAMITGSQPLVRLIGQRIGRPGRDHAPLLEVLTRRYYGNRRLSGVAVREAGGHRWLTAELNAPEGALPLVTTAVDIAALPDALRTLGEVATEGVVADLYLRWEDQPEADAAAERLGALLAENPLPAGVRRVVVTVAGTGGAVMHHHFTFERDGSGSTAFTEDRLIRGLHPQIAQRLQLQRLREFDLTRLPSADEEIYLFKAAAKTNPADERLIAMGQVRDLTPLREADGRLVALPALEDAVTACLDAIRNIQAQRPQNKRFDTNRIMMYVWPPTDLTTEELNTLVQRILPTSVGAGLEEVQFLARRRTDAGKLTELAVRITLDPGHGARLHVEPPSTEPVKPLDDYRLKVLRAARRGTVYPYELTGLLSGPQGTFTEHDLDDAGVLVPVDRPKGKNAAAIIAGVVTTPTERHPEGVTRVVLLGDPTKSLGALSEPECSRVIAALDLAERMQVPLEWFALSSGARISMSSGTENMDWVAAALKRIVTFTQDGGEINIVVNGINVGAQPYWNAEATMLMHTKGILVMTPDSAMVLTGKQALDFSGGVSAEDNFGIGGYDRVMGPNGQAQYWAPNLPAAREVLMSHYDHTYVVPGEAGPRKVGTSDPVDRDVSSFPHAIVGSDFTTVGQIFSAEHNPDRKKPFDIRTVMRALSDQDHPVLERWAGMADADTAAVQDVHIGGRPVCLVGIESRSVPRRGFPPTDGPDTYTAGTLFPRSSKKTARAINAASGNRPLVVLANLSGFDGSPESLRKLQLEYGAEIGRAIVNFEGPIVFCVISRYHGGAFVVFSKALNPNMTVLALEGSFASVLGGAPAAAVVFAGDVNNRTANDPRVTELQAQVAAAGGAARAALSAQLAEVQSAVRAEKVSEVAAEFDRVHSIQRAVEVGSVDAIISAAELRPRIIEAIEHGLKR, from the coding sequence GTGTTCAGTCGTGTCGCCATCGTCAACCGCGGAGAGGCCGCGATGCGGCTCATCCACGCCGTCCGGGATCTGTCGGCGGAAACCGGGACGCGGATCGAGACGGTCGCCCTCTACACCGACGCCGATCGCACCGCCACGTTCGTCCGCGAGGCCGACCTGGCCTACGACCTGGGCCCGGCCTCGGCCCGGCCCTACCTCGACCTGGCCAAGCTGGAGAAGGCGCTGGTCGAGACGAAGGCCGACGCCGCCTGGGTCGGCTGGGGCTTCGTGGCCGAGGACCCGGCGTTCGCGGAGCTGTGCGAGAAGGTCGGCGTCACCTTCGTCGGGCCGAGCGCGGACGCGATGCGCAAGCTCGGCGACAAGATCGGCGCGAAGCTGATCGCCGAAGAGGTCGGCGTGCCGGTCGCGCCGTGGAGCCGCGGCGAGGTCGCCACGCTCGAAGACGCGCTGGCGGCCGGCGAGCGGATCGGCTACCCGCTGATGCTCAAGGCCACCGCGGGCGGCGGCGGGCGCGGCATCCGCATGGTCGCCTCCGGCGAGGACCTCGCCGACGCCTACGAGCGCACCAGCTCCGAAGCCCTGCGCGCGTTCGGCTCCGGCGTCGTCTTCCTGGAGCGCCTGGTCACCGGTGCCCGGCACGTGGAGGTCCAGGTCATCTCCGACGGCACGACGGCGTGGGCGCTCGGCGTCCGCGACTGCTCGGTGCAGCGGCGCAACCAGAAGATCATCGAGGAGTCCGCGTCGCCGGTACTCGCCCCGGCGCAGACGGCCGAGCTGAAGACGTCGGCGGAACGGCTCGCGGTGGCCGTGGGCTACCGGGGCGCGTGCACCGTCGAGTTCCTCTACCACCCGGGCGAGAAGCTGTTCGCCTTCCTCGAGGTCAACACCCGCCTGCAGGTCGAGCACCCGATCACCGAGATCACCACCGGCACCGACCTGGTCAAGCTGCAGCTGCACGTCGCCGGCGGCGGCAAGCTCGAGGGCGATCAGCCGGCCGAGAGCGGGCACGCCGTCGAGGCGCGCCTCAACGCCGAAGACCCGGACCGCGACTTCGCCCCCTCCCCCGGCCGCATCGCGCGGCTGGCCCTGCCGGCCGGACCCGGCATCCGCGTCGACACCGGCGTCAGCGAGGGCGACACCATCCCGGCCGACTTCGACTCGATGATCGCCAAGATCATCGCCTACGGCCGCGACCGCGACGAGGCCCTCGGCCGGCTGCGCCGCGCGATGGCCGAGACCACCGTGATCATCGAGGGTGGCGCGACCAACAAGAGCTTCGTGCTCGACCTGCTCGACCAGCCCGAGGTCATCGACGCCAGCGCCGACACCGGCTGGATCGACCGCGTCCGCGCCGAGGGCCGCCTGGTCACCCACCGGCACTCCGCGATCGCGCTCGCCGCGGCCGCCATCGAGGCCTACCAGGACGAAGAAGAGGTCTCCGTCCAGCGGCTGCTGTCCACCGCGCACGGCGGCCGCCCGCAGGTGCAGCACGAGAGCGGCCGCCCGCTCGACCTCAAGCTCCGCGGCGTCGGCTATCGCGTGTCCGTCGCCAGGGCCGGGCGGAGCCGCTTCCGCGTCGGCATCTCGGCCGGCTCGTCCGACGTGCACCACGCCGACATCGAGATCGACCGGTTCGACGCCCACAGCGGCCGGATCCTGGTCAACGGGCGGCGCTTCCGGCTGGTTTCGGCCACCCACGGCCCGATCCACCTCGTCGAGGTCGACGGCGTCACCCACCGCATCAGCCGCGACGAAGGCGGCGTCGTCCGCTCCCCCGCACCCGCGCTGGTCGTCGCCACGCCGCTGTCCGTCGGTGACGAGGTCGAGGCGAACGCGCCGATCCTCGTGCTGGAGAGCATGAAGATGGAGACGGTGCTGCGCGCGCCGTTCCGCGCTCGGGTCCGCGAATGCCCGGTGTCCGTCGGCAGCCAGGTCGAGACCGGCGCCCCGCTGATGCGCCTGGAACCGCTGGCCGACGGCGCCGAGGACGCAGCGGCCGACGAGACCGAGAACGTCGAGATCGAGCTGCCTTCGGTGCCGGACGGCGTGTCCGCGGCCGAGCGCGTCGCACGCGGCCTGAACGACCTGCGCAGCCTGCTGCTCGGCTTCGACGTCGACCCGGCCGAGCGCAAGCGGCTCGTCGCGACCTACCTGGAGGCCCGTGCCGAGCTGGGAAACCGGCCGGTCGAGGGCGAACTGGAGCTGCTCACCGTCTTCGCCGACCTGTCCGAGCTCAGCCGCAACACCCCGGGCGGCGAGCTCGACACCGAACCGGGCAGCCCGGTGCACAGCTCGCGCGAGTTCTTCCACAGCTACCTGCAGAGCCTCGACGTCGAACGCGCGGGTGTCACCGAGGGCTTCCAGGCGAAGCTGAAGCGCGTCCTCGCGCACTACGGCGTCACCGACTTGGAGCGCACGCCGGAGCTGGAGGCCGCGGTCTTCCGGATCTTCCTGGCCCAGCAGCGGACGGCGGCCGACGTCGCGGTCGTCTCGGAGCTGCTGCGGCAGTGGCTGACCGGGGCGCCGCCGGCCGAGACGCTCAGCGAACGCGCCGGGCTCACCCTGGAGCACCTGGTCGAGGCCACCCAGGTGCGCTTCCCCGCGGTGTCCGACCTCGCCCGCGGCGTGGTCTTCCGCTGGTTCGCCCAGCCGCTGCTGCGCCGCAACCGCGCCCGCGTCTACGCCGCCGTCCGCACCGAGCTGAGCTACCTCGACCAGCACCCGGACGCGCCGGACCGCGCCGAGCGGATCCAGGCCATGATCACCGGCTCGCAGCCGCTGGTCCGGCTGATCGGGCAGCGGATCGGGCGACCGGGCCGCGACCACGCGCCGCTGCTGGAGGTGCTGACCCGCCGGTACTACGGCAACCGCCGGCTCTCCGGCGTCGCCGTGCGCGAAGCCGGCGGGCACCGCTGGCTGACCGCCGAGCTGAACGCCCCCGAAGGCGCGCTGCCGCTGGTCACCACCGCCGTCGACATCGCCGCCCTCCCCGACGCCCTCCGCACGCTCGGCGAGGTGGCCACCGAAGGCGTCGTCGCCGACCTGTACCTGCGCTGGGAAGACCAGCCGGAGGCCGACGCGGCCGCGGAACGGCTCGGCGCGCTGCTCGCCGAGAACCCGCTGCCGGCCGGGGTGCGCCGGGTCGTGGTCACCGTCGCCGGCACCGGCGGCGCGGTGATGCACCACCACTTCACCTTCGAACGCGATGGCAGTGGCTCCACCGCCTTCACCGAGGACAGGCTGATCCGCGGCCTGCACCCGCAGATCGCCCAGCGCCTGCAGCTGCAGCGGCTGCGCGAGTTCGACCTCACCCGGCTGCCCTCGGCGGACGAGGAGATCTACCTGTTCAAGGCCGCGGCGAAGACCAACCCGGCCGACGAGCGGCTGATCGCGATGGGCCAGGTCCGCGACCTGACGCCGCTGCGGGAGGCCGACGGACGGCTGGTCGCGCTGCCGGCGCTCGAGGACGCGGTCACCGCCTGCCTCGACGCGATCCGCAACATCCAGGCGCAGCGGCCGCAGAACAAGCGGTTCGACACGAACCGCATCATGATGTACGTCTGGCCGCCGACCGACCTGACCACCGAGGAACTCAACACGCTGGTCCAGCGCATCCTGCCGACCTCGGTGGGCGCCGGGCTGGAGGAGGTCCAGTTCCTCGCGCGGCGGCGCACGGACGCGGGCAAGCTGACCGAGCTCGCGGTCCGGATCACCCTCGACCCCGGCCACGGCGCGCGGCTGCACGTCGAGCCGCCGTCGACCGAGCCGGTGAAGCCCCTGGACGACTACCGCCTGAAGGTGCTGCGCGCGGCGCGGCGCGGGACTGTCTACCCGTACGAGCTGACCGGCCTGCTCTCCGGCCCGCAGGGCACCTTCACCGAACACGACCTCGACGACGCGGGTGTCCTGGTCCCGGTGGACCGGCCGAAGGGCAAGAACGCCGCGGCGATCATCGCCGGCGTCGTCACGACCCCGACCGAGCGGCACCCCGAGGGCGTCACCCGGGTCGTGCTCCTCGGCGACCCGACGAAGTCGCTCGGCGCCCTCTCGGAACCGGAGTGCTCGCGCGTCATCGCGGCGCTCGACCTGGCCGAGCGGATGCAGGTTCCGCTGGAGTGGTTCGCGCTGTCGTCGGGCGCGCGGATCTCGATGTCTTCGGGCACCGAGAACATGGACTGGGTCGCCGCCGCGCTCAAGCGGATCGTCACGTTCACCCAGGACGGCGGCGAGATCAACATCGTGGTCAACGGCATCAACGTCGGCGCCCAGCCGTACTGGAACGCCGAAGCCACGATGCTCATGCACACCAAGGGCATCCTGGTGATGACGCCGGACTCGGCGATGGTGCTGACCGGCAAGCAAGCGCTCGACTTCTCCGGTGGCGTGTCGGCCGAGGACAACTTCGGCATCGGCGGCTACGACCGCGTGATGGGCCCGAACGGCCAGGCGCAGTACTGGGCGCCGAACCTGCCCGCCGCGCGCGAAGTGCTGATGTCGCACTACGACCACACGTACGTGGTGCCGGGTGAGGCCGGCCCGCGCAAGGTGGGCACGAGCGACCCGGTCGACCGGGACGTCTCGTCGTTCCCGCACGCGATCGTCGGCAGCGACTTCACGACCGTCGGCCAGATCTTCTCCGCCGAGCACAACCCGGACCGCAAGAAGCCGTTCGACATCCGCACGGTGATGCGCGCGCTGTCCGACCAGGACCACCCGGTGCTGGAGCGCTGGGCGGGCATGGCCGACGCGGACACCGCGGCGGTGCAGGACGTGCACATCGGCGGCCGCCCGGTCTGCCTGGTCGGCATCGAGTCGCGTTCGGTGCCCCGCCGCGGCTTCCCGCCCACCGACGGGCCGGACACCTACACCGCGGGCACGCTGTTCCCGCGGTCGTCGAAGAAGACGGCGCGGGCGATCAACGCGGCCTCGGGCAACCGGCCGCTGGTGGTGCTGGCGAACCTGTCGGGCTTCGACGGCTCGCCGGAGTCGCTGCGCAAGCTGCAGCTGGAGTACGGCGCGGAGATCGGCCGGGCGATCGTCAACTTCGAGGGCCCGATCGTGTTCTGCGTGATTTCGCGCTACCACGGCGGCGCGTTCGTGGTGTTCTCCAAGGCGCTCAACCCGAACATGACGGTGCTGGCCTTGGAGGGCTCGTTCGCCTCGGTGCTGGGCGGCGCCCCGGCGGCGGCGGTGGTGTTCGCCGGCGACGTCAACAACCGCACGGCGAACGACCCGCGCGTGACGGAGCTGCAGGCCCAGGTGGCGGCGGCCGGCGGCGCGGCCCGCGCGGCGCTGAGCGCCCAGCTGGCCGAGGTCCAGTCGGCGGTCCGCGCGGAGAAGGTGAGCGAGGTGGCGGCGGAGTTCGACCGCGTGCACAGCATCCAGCGCGCGGTCGAGGTCGGCTCGGTGGACGCGATCATCTCGGCGGCCGAGCTGCGCCCGCGGATCATCGAAGCGATCGAACACGGCCTCAAGCGCTGA
- a CDS encoding DUF6345 domain-containing protein, with protein sequence MALLKNGVVTAPPGAAAGARALTSADPFGSGTGVAADRGANRYGVCSIEDFPPGMNDLSYTHDDAGGFYNYIKQFAAPNYWYTDSGVLSWIYGEQYDDWQGTYGFDACVAEYHSGHGTMDSGGVFWMPMGGTWGGSAWASSADMRLGNEVARYLFFSTCLSLRIGDGNSPIRTWDAANLGLRMIFGFETTSVDSPHYGAYFFDKWNGNGHKFSKAWLDASWDIDHHQAPSAVACGATQAEAQDRLWNEGAFLTAAASKNWWWWTWYDAAKSIRAPRLELPGSAQTARFAPARLSPSRLAELAGHYGVRLGGGVPDDALGPHGVVLGDGQGGPRLSVDHRGVREITFADADGSGRDAPSADEAVRIAQDAVETFGLADRVDLVADKVRHQYHAGGTADDVADPRVRETHVVFTQLVDGHPVVTPGLGEVRVGIDGSGTVTTIVDATREVERLREGAPAAPPSAGAATREPSTVDEALDAPLQRLLRRLAAGGRVPAEVRTIPDSTAVGYALRGDDGTPVVRRTVEVDCGAGLAKRYVLEAPLR encoded by the coding sequence ATGGCACTGCTCAAGAACGGCGTGGTCACCGCGCCACCGGGCGCGGCCGCCGGCGCACGGGCGCTGACCTCGGCCGATCCGTTCGGCTCCGGAACCGGCGTTGCCGCCGATCGGGGTGCGAACCGGTACGGCGTCTGCTCGATCGAGGACTTCCCGCCCGGGATGAACGACCTTTCCTACACCCACGACGACGCCGGTGGTTTCTACAATTACATCAAGCAGTTCGCCGCGCCGAACTACTGGTACACCGACAGCGGCGTGCTGTCGTGGATCTACGGCGAACAGTACGACGACTGGCAGGGCACCTACGGCTTCGACGCCTGCGTCGCCGAGTACCACTCCGGGCACGGCACGATGGACTCGGGCGGTGTCTTCTGGATGCCGATGGGCGGCACCTGGGGCGGGTCGGCCTGGGCGAGCTCGGCCGACATGCGGCTGGGCAACGAGGTCGCGCGCTACCTGTTCTTCTCCACCTGCCTCTCGCTGCGCATCGGCGACGGCAACAGCCCGATCCGCACGTGGGACGCCGCCAACCTCGGCCTGCGGATGATCTTCGGCTTCGAGACGACCAGCGTCGACAGCCCGCACTACGGCGCCTACTTCTTCGACAAGTGGAACGGCAACGGCCACAAGTTCAGCAAGGCGTGGCTGGACGCGTCGTGGGACATCGACCACCACCAGGCGCCGTCGGCCGTCGCGTGCGGGGCCACGCAGGCCGAAGCGCAGGACCGGCTGTGGAACGAGGGGGCCTTCTTGACCGCCGCCGCGTCGAAGAACTGGTGGTGGTGGACCTGGTACGACGCCGCCAAGAGCATCCGGGCACCGCGGCTGGAGCTGCCCGGCTCGGCGCAGACCGCCCGGTTCGCCCCGGCGCGGCTTTCCCCGTCCCGGCTGGCCGAGCTGGCCGGCCACTACGGCGTCCGGCTCGGCGGCGGGGTACCGGACGACGCGCTGGGCCCGCACGGCGTCGTGCTGGGTGACGGCCAGGGCGGCCCACGGCTGAGCGTCGACCACCGCGGCGTCCGCGAGATCACCTTCGCCGACGCCGACGGCAGCGGCCGGGACGCGCCGAGCGCGGACGAGGCCGTCCGGATCGCCCAGGACGCCGTCGAGACGTTCGGCCTGGCCGACCGCGTCGACCTGGTCGCCGACAAGGTGCGCCACCAGTACCACGCCGGCGGCACCGCCGACGACGTCGCCGACCCGCGGGTGCGCGAGACCCACGTGGTGTTCACGCAGCTGGTCGACGGCCACCCGGTCGTCACGCCGGGCCTCGGCGAGGTGCGGGTCGGCATCGACGGCAGCGGCACGGTGACGACGATCGTCGACGCCACCCGCGAGGTCGAGCGGCTGCGCGAAGGCGCGCCCGCCGCGCCGCCGTCGGCCGGCGCGGCCACCCGCGAGCCGTCCACTGTGGACGAGGCGCTCGACGCGCCGCTGCAGCGGCTGCTGCGCCGGCTCGCCGCCGGCGGCCGCGTGCCCGCCGAGGTCCGCACGATCCCGGACTCGACCGCGGTGGGCTACGCGTTGCGCGGCGACGACGGCACCCCGGTCGTCCGGCGGACCGTCGAGGTCGACTGCGGTGCGGGACTCGCGAAGCGGTACGTCCTGGAGGCACCCCTGCGCTGA
- a CDS encoding CehA/McbA family metallohydrolase, which translates to MDSGDFSRRTLLRAGGVAATTGMLPGVAFADQPGGSGSRTRTVTGTLKPDVPDWYYLPVDVPRGVRQIDVGYSYDRPPVPAGTRGNACDIGIFGPEGHDLGNARGFRGWSGGFRDRFSISASEATPGYLAGPIEPGRWHVVLGPYTVAPQGLGYRVDITLTFGPDGTPFRPNPAPETAPARERGRAWYRGDSHLHTVHSDGRRTPAQLVADARAAGLDFIVSTDHNTSSSQLVWGDHATDDLLILNGEEVTTRSGHWPAIGLPAGTWIDWRYRAADPRDFRRFTGQVHRAGGLVTAAHPFAGCFGCTYEFAYELADLVEVWNGPWTQDDEASVIHWDGLLRGGRFIPAIGDSDAHNPDQRVALPHTVVLADRLRRRELLAGLAAGRSWLAESASVQLDFTVSGGGTSAGIGERLAAGTGTPVTVKAVVAGVPGTTVTFLDQLGPEHSEPIGDSGAATVTWTTYPRYSRWVRVEVRRPSGGPNTTVPNAMVAMSNPIFLGTGH; encoded by the coding sequence ATGGATTCCGGGGACTTCAGCCGGCGGACGCTGCTGCGGGCCGGTGGGGTGGCGGCGACCACCGGGATGCTGCCCGGTGTGGCGTTCGCCGATCAGCCGGGCGGCTCGGGCAGCCGGACCCGGACCGTCACCGGCACGCTGAAACCGGACGTGCCGGACTGGTACTACCTGCCCGTCGACGTCCCGCGCGGGGTGCGGCAGATCGACGTCGGGTACTCCTACGACCGGCCGCCCGTTCCGGCCGGCACCCGCGGGAACGCCTGCGACATCGGCATCTTCGGCCCCGAAGGCCACGACCTCGGCAACGCGCGCGGCTTCCGCGGCTGGTCCGGCGGCTTCCGCGACCGGTTCTCGATCAGCGCGTCCGAAGCCACCCCCGGCTACCTCGCCGGCCCGATCGAACCCGGCCGGTGGCACGTCGTCCTCGGCCCGTACACCGTCGCGCCGCAGGGGCTCGGCTACCGGGTCGACATCACGCTCACCTTCGGCCCGGACGGCACCCCGTTCCGGCCGAACCCGGCCCCGGAGACCGCGCCCGCACGCGAGCGCGGCCGCGCCTGGTACCGCGGTGACAGCCACCTGCACACCGTCCACTCCGACGGCCGCCGCACGCCGGCGCAGCTCGTCGCCGACGCCCGGGCCGCCGGCCTCGACTTCATCGTCTCCACCGACCACAACACCTCCAGCTCGCAGCTGGTCTGGGGCGACCACGCCACCGACGACCTGCTGATCCTCAACGGCGAAGAGGTGACGACCCGGTCCGGGCACTGGCCCGCGATCGGCCTGCCCGCCGGCACCTGGATCGACTGGCGCTACCGCGCGGCCGACCCGCGGGACTTCCGGCGCTTCACCGGCCAGGTGCACCGCGCCGGCGGCCTGGTCACCGCGGCGCACCCGTTCGCCGGCTGCTTCGGCTGCACCTACGAATTCGCCTACGAGCTCGCCGACCTCGTCGAGGTGTGGAACGGCCCGTGGACGCAGGACGACGAGGCGAGCGTCATCCACTGGGACGGCCTGCTGCGCGGCGGCCGCTTCATCCCGGCGATCGGCGACTCCGACGCGCACAACCCGGACCAGCGCGTCGCCCTGCCGCACACCGTCGTGCTCGCCGACCGGCTGCGCCGAAGGGAGCTCCTGGCCGGGCTCGCGGCCGGGCGTTCGTGGCTGGCGGAATCGGCGTCGGTGCAGCTGGACTTCACCGTCTCGGGCGGCGGCACGAGCGCGGGCATCGGTGAGCGGCTCGCCGCGGGCACCGGGACACCCGTGACCGTGAAGGCCGTGGTCGCCGGCGTGCCGGGGACGACGGTGACGTTCCTCGACCAGCTCGGTCCGGAACACAGCGAGCCCATCGGCGACTCCGGTGCGGCCACGGTCACCTGGACGACCTATCCCCGCTACAGCCGCTGGGTGCGGGTCGAGGTCCGTCGCCCGTCCGGTGGCCCGAACACCACGGTGCCGAACGCCATGGTGGCGATGTCCAACCCGATCTTCCTCGGCACCGGCCACTGA